The proteins below come from a single Campylobacter sp. CCUG 57310 genomic window:
- a CDS encoding RidA family protein — MKKIQTQSSKNRKAHYTPAIEHNGILYVSGQLSIDTATMKLPKGGAREHARQALANLQTVLTEAGAKKENVIMCRVYTPDIAFWDDIDDEYAKFFGEHKPARVVVPTSALHFGCLVEIEAQVAMI; from the coding sequence TTGAAAAAGATCCAGACTCAAAGTTCAAAAAACAGAAAGGCTCACTATACCCCCGCTATCGAGCATAACGGCATACTTTACGTCTCAGGTCAGCTTAGCATCGACACAGCAACCATGAAGCTTCCAAAAGGCGGCGCTAGAGAACATGCTAGGCAGGCGCTTGCAAATTTACAGACGGTTTTAACCGAAGCCGGAGCCAAAAAAGAAAACGTGATAATGTGCAGAGTTTATACGCCCGATATAGCGTTTTGGGACGATATAGACGATGAGTATGCGAAGTTTTTTGGCGAGCATAAACCTGCGCGTGTAGTCGTGCCTACCTCGGCACTTCATTTTGGCTGCTTGGTTGAAATAGAAGCTCAAGTGGCGATGATTTAG
- a CDS encoding threonine synthase, which translates to MANFKCTSCGSEASLENLNFECKCGGLYELKFTPPKFSLDLVDKGEFSLFRYRKFMPLQNEIWKQITLGEGMTACVKFDDKLYFKLDYAMPTLSFKDRGAALLIWLCKSIGVKKVLQDSSGNAGNSVAAYCARAGIECEIYVPKGTSEKKINMIKAFGATATVFDGTRDETADACRKKARDEGIYYANHVYNPIFYQGTKTYVYEIYEQLGRVPDNFFLPVGNGTLLIGCELALTELFEAGLIKKLPKIFIVQSENCAPFFGAKDKPLDIVVKPTEAEGIAIGKPMRGYEILASKYAGKREVITIPESAILPAREHLAKSGFYVEHTTAAIYAAYEEYVKTHEIAGDSIISLCGAGVKSEH; encoded by the coding sequence ATGGCAAATTTCAAATGCACAAGTTGCGGCAGCGAGGCTTCGCTTGAAAATTTAAACTTTGAGTGCAAGTGCGGTGGGCTTTACGAGCTTAAATTTACTCCGCCTAAATTCTCGCTTGATCTTGTGGATAAGGGCGAATTTAGCCTATTTCGCTACCGCAAATTTATGCCGCTTCAAAATGAAATTTGGAAGCAGATCACGCTTGGCGAGGGCATGACGGCATGCGTTAAATTCGATGATAAGCTTTACTTTAAGCTGGATTATGCGATGCCTACGCTTTCATTTAAAGATCGCGGAGCGGCACTTCTTATCTGGCTTTGTAAGAGTATAGGAGTTAAAAAAGTCCTTCAAGACAGTAGCGGAAATGCCGGAAATTCGGTTGCTGCCTATTGCGCTAGAGCAGGGATTGAGTGTGAAATTTACGTCCCAAAAGGAACTTCTGAAAAAAAGATAAACATGATAAAAGCTTTTGGCGCTACGGCAACGGTGTTTGACGGAACTCGCGACGAAACGGCCGACGCATGCCGTAAAAAAGCTCGAGATGAAGGCATTTATTACGCAAATCACGTATATAATCCGATCTTTTATCAAGGCACTAAAACTTACGTGTATGAAATTTACGAGCAGCTCGGACGTGTGCCTGATAACTTCTTCTTGCCTGTTGGCAACGGCACGCTGCTAATCGGCTGCGAGCTTGCACTTACGGAGCTTTTTGAAGCGGGGCTTATAAAAAAGCTGCCTAAAATTTTTATCGTACAAAGCGAAAATTGCGCTCCATTTTTCGGCGCTAAAGATAAGCCGCTTGATATCGTCGTAAAGCCGACCGAAGCTGAAGGCATAGCCATAGGAAAGCCGATGAGAGGGTATGAAATTTTAGCTAGCAAATACGCAGGTAAGCGCGAAGTGATAACGATACCCGAAAGTGCGATTTTGCCTGCAAGAGAGCATCTGGCGAAAAGCGGATTTTACGTAGAGCATACTACTGCTGCGATATATGCTGCGTATGAAGAGTATGTAAAAACTCACGAGATCGCAGGAGACAGCATCATCTCGCTTTGCGGCGCAGGCGTTAAAAGCGAACACTAA